In the Novosphingobium sp. 9 genome, one interval contains:
- a CDS encoding flagellin encodes MSVINTNISAIRASNASAAADKALGTAMERLSTGKRINSAKDDAAGLAISTSMTSQIKGMSQGIRNANDGISLAQTAEGALSEVTNMLQRVRELAVQSASGTYQASDRTAMQSEVTALTAQISDVMTQTKFNGNALFSTTAGTDKTFDIQTGANAGEKVTLTSTAIDGTNLTAAALDVSDATKAAATMTSVGNALDDVNATRASLGAGQNRLESAINTLTSNSTNLSDAKSRIEDADYSTETTAMAKAQILSQASTAMLSQANQSQQNVLSLLR; translated from the coding sequence ATGTCAGTGATCAACACGAACATTTCGGCGATTCGGGCAAGCAATGCGTCGGCAGCGGCGGACAAGGCGCTGGGCACGGCGATGGAGCGGCTGTCGACCGGCAAGCGGATCAACTCGGCCAAGGACGACGCGGCGGGTCTGGCGATCTCCACCTCGATGACCTCGCAGATCAAAGGCATGAGCCAGGGCATCCGCAACGCCAACGACGGCATCTCGCTGGCGCAGACCGCCGAGGGCGCGCTGTCGGAAGTCACCAACATGCTCCAGCGGGTCCGCGAACTGGCGGTGCAGTCGGCCTCGGGCACCTATCAGGCCTCGGACCGCACGGCGATGCAGTCGGAAGTGACGGCGCTGACGGCGCAGATCTCGGACGTGATGACGCAGACCAAGTTCAACGGCAACGCGCTGTTCTCGACCACGGCAGGCACCGACAAGACCTTCGATATCCAGACCGGCGCCAATGCGGGTGAAAAGGTGACGCTGACCAGCACCGCGATCGACGGCACCAACCTGACCGCCGCCGCGCTCGACGTTTCGGACGCGACCAAGGCAGCCGCGACGATGACCAGCGTGGGCAACGCGCTCGACGACGTGAACGCCACCCGCGCCTCGCTGGGCGCAGGCCAGAACCGCCTCGAATCGGCGATCAACACGCTGACCAGCAACAGCACCAACCTCTCGGACGCGAAATCGCGCATCGAGGATGCCGACTATTCGACCGAAACCACCGCGATGGCCAAGGCCCAGATCCTCTCGCAAGCCTCCACCGCGATGCTCTCGCAGGCCAACCAGAGCCAGCAGAACGTCCTCTCGCTGCTGCGCTGA
- a CDS encoding flagellar motor protein MotB, with the protein MATQKNEPPRPIIVKKITIVAGGHHGGAWKVAYADFVTAMMAFFLLLWIVGATTEKQRKGIADYFAPTLVKTREQSAGSANGLLGGSSLVDKDNLPHPGGSGTRTITIPRDSTGGKLEGGTKIKRAARAKQRLETKLASTPELRRLAKQVRLVDTTEGVRVDLVDNADFSMFRMGTTVLTGEASALLGAIAQALGPDGGQLTVRGHTDALPYKPGLTGNNWSLSAGRAEATRQALIRDGMGADHFRRIEGVADMEPLIPADPHDPRNRRISITVLN; encoded by the coding sequence GTGGCGACGCAGAAGAACGAGCCCCCGCGCCCGATCATCGTCAAGAAGATCACCATCGTTGCAGGCGGGCATCACGGCGGCGCCTGGAAAGTCGCCTATGCCGATTTCGTGACCGCGATGATGGCGTTCTTCCTGCTGCTGTGGATCGTCGGCGCCACCACCGAGAAACAGCGCAAGGGCATTGCCGACTACTTCGCACCCACCCTCGTCAAGACGCGCGAGCAGAGCGCGGGCTCGGCCAACGGCCTGCTCGGCGGCTCGTCGCTGGTGGACAAGGACAACCTGCCGCATCCGGGCGGCAGCGGCACGCGCACGATCACGATCCCGCGCGATTCCACCGGCGGCAAGCTGGAGGGCGGCACCAAGATCAAGCGCGCCGCCCGCGCCAAGCAGCGGCTGGAAACCAAGCTCGCCTCCACCCCCGAACTGCGCCGCCTCGCCAAACAGGTGCGGTTGGTCGACACCACCGAGGGCGTGCGGGTCGATCTGGTCGACAATGCCGATTTCTCGATGTTCCGCATGGGCACGACCGTGCTGACCGGCGAGGCAAGCGCGTTGCTGGGCGCCATCGCGCAGGCTCTCGGCCCCGACGGTGGCCAGCTGACCGTACGCGGCCATACCGACGCGCTGCCCTACAAGCCGGGCCTCACCGGCAACAACTGGTCGCTCTCCGCAGGCCGCGCCGAGGCGACCCGGCAAGCGCTGATCCGCGACGGCATGGGCGCCGACCACTTCCGCCGCATCGAAGGCGTTGCCGACATGGAACCGCTGATCCCTGCCGACCCGCACGATCCGCGCAACCGCCGCATCTCGATCACCGTTTTGAACTGA
- a CDS encoding TonB-dependent siderophore receptor: MSKNLARTRLLTSAAACLATFALASPALADAADAAAPDSDQRESIVVTGARPITEASSSTKTDLPIAETPQSVSVIDSKRIADLGIQNLNQALRFVAGVTPETRGASAEVYDQFKLRGFDVDTYLDGLKQYGSATGYAVPQVDMSRLDRIEVIKGASSSLYGASSPGGLVNEQSKLPIDKEFYGAVAGSYGTYNQYRVDADVGGKIGNGVLWRLYGSANGADDQQTMGEGKRRRETVSGAVTLGAGTSTDFTVLAAYSHDPFNGNYGVFPEYGTLTANPEGKISTKFYGGEPDDYFSREQFGLTYIFNHDFGGGWKFRSAARYQYVKSDLGIVYTGGGYLSDTDYTRYSYATAEQLNTFTYDNQLTGTVNTGPVEHKLLFGVDRQVAHSSELYAFGGATDINPYDPVYGTTATPSDPYHVLNYDLDGYATPSLSKAQQRQQGIYAQDQISVGGLRVLASGRYDWARGAVQTTTSGVTTSSLQHDHKFTYRVAALYKTSLGISPYVSYSTSFQPNTSVLSDLSIAKPTTGKQIEAGAKYQIPGTDILMSAAYFHIDQSNLVVTAPAPTNYVTQSGKVRSQGVEVEASGSLPYGFDFHLAFSRQSVKTIKDTNPDNVGKGLAVVGKGGTSANINWSAPEDSVLAGFKIGGVVRHVDEVYAGNSIYTPGYTVFDALARFNLGKLSNTLQGVTVGVNATNIFDKKYLTSCYAAYGWCWYGQRRTVMGTIGFTW, translated from the coding sequence ATGTCGAAGAATCTCGCCCGCACCCGGCTTCTGACCAGTGCGGCGGCCTGTCTCGCAACTTTCGCACTGGCTAGCCCGGCGCTGGCAGATGCCGCCGATGCCGCTGCGCCGGATAGCGATCAGCGCGAGTCGATCGTCGTCACCGGGGCACGCCCCATCACCGAGGCCAGTTCGAGCACCAAGACCGATCTGCCGATCGCGGAAACGCCGCAGTCGGTTTCGGTGATCGATTCCAAGCGAATCGCTGATCTGGGTATCCAGAACCTCAATCAGGCGCTGCGCTTCGTGGCCGGTGTCACGCCGGAAACCCGCGGTGCTTCGGCCGAAGTCTACGACCAGTTCAAGCTGCGTGGCTTTGACGTTGATACCTATCTCGATGGCCTGAAGCAGTACGGTAGCGCCACCGGTTACGCCGTGCCGCAGGTGGACATGTCGCGTCTCGATCGCATCGAAGTGATCAAGGGCGCGTCCTCGTCGCTCTATGGTGCATCGAGCCCAGGCGGACTCGTCAACGAGCAGAGCAAGCTGCCGATCGACAAGGAGTTCTACGGCGCCGTTGCAGGTTCCTATGGCACCTACAACCAGTACCGCGTCGATGCCGACGTGGGCGGCAAGATCGGCAACGGCGTGCTGTGGCGCCTTTACGGCAGCGCCAACGGTGCGGACGACCAGCAGACCATGGGCGAGGGCAAGCGCCGTCGCGAAACCGTGTCGGGCGCGGTCACGCTGGGCGCCGGCACCTCGACCGACTTCACGGTGCTGGCCGCCTATTCGCACGATCCGTTCAACGGCAACTACGGCGTGTTCCCGGAATACGGCACGCTGACCGCCAATCCGGAAGGCAAGATTTCGACGAAGTTCTACGGCGGTGAGCCGGACGACTACTTCAGCCGCGAGCAGTTCGGCCTGACGTACATCTTCAACCACGACTTCGGCGGTGGCTGGAAGTTCCGCTCGGCGGCGCGCTACCAGTATGTGAAGAGCGACCTCGGCATCGTCTACACGGGCGGCGGCTATCTCAGCGACACCGATTACACGCGCTATTCCTATGCGACAGCAGAGCAGTTGAACACGTTCACGTACGACAACCAGCTGACCGGCACCGTCAACACCGGCCCGGTTGAGCACAAGCTGCTGTTCGGTGTGGACCGGCAGGTCGCGCATTCGAGCGAGCTTTACGCCTTCGGCGGTGCGACGGACATCAACCCCTACGATCCGGTCTATGGCACCACCGCGACGCCGAGCGATCCGTACCATGTGCTGAATTACGACCTCGACGGTTACGCGACGCCGAGCCTGTCCAAGGCACAGCAGCGCCAGCAGGGCATCTATGCGCAGGACCAGATCTCGGTTGGCGGTCTGCGCGTGCTCGCCAGCGGTCGCTATGACTGGGCTCGCGGCGCGGTGCAGACGACCACCTCGGGCGTTACCACCTCCAGTCTCCAGCACGATCACAAGTTCACCTATCGTGTGGCCGCGCTGTACAAGACCAGCCTGGGCATTTCGCCTTATGTGAGCTACTCCACCTCGTTCCAGCCCAACACGAGCGTGCTGTCCGATCTCTCCATCGCCAAGCCGACCACTGGCAAGCAGATCGAGGCTGGTGCCAAGTATCAGATTCCCGGCACCGATATCCTGATGTCGGCGGCGTACTTCCACATCGACCAGAGCAATCTGGTCGTCACGGCCCCTGCGCCGACCAACTACGTCACCCAGAGCGGCAAGGTCCGTTCGCAGGGCGTCGAGGTCGAGGCTTCGGGCTCGCTGCCCTACGGCTTCGACTTCCATCTGGCGTTCAGCCGCCAGAGCGTGAAGACGATCAAGGACACCAACCCCGACAACGTCGGCAAGGGGCTGGCCGTCGTCGGCAAGGGCGGCACTTCGGCGAACATCAACTGGTCGGCACCGGAAGACAGCGTGCTGGCGGGCTTCAAGATCGGCGGCGTGGTCCGTCATGTCGATGAAGTCTATGCCGGAAACTCGATCTATACGCCGGGCTACACCGTGTTCGACGCACTGGCGCGCTTCAATCTCGGCAAGCTCAGCAACACCTTGCAGGGCGTCACGGTGGGCGTGAATGCCACCAATATCTTTGACAAGAAGTACCTGACCAGCTGCTACGCGGCCTATGGCTGGTGCTGGTACGGCCAGCGCCGCACGGTGATGGGCACCATCGGCTTCACCTGGTAA
- the motA gene encoding flagellar motor stator protein MotA: MFVIIGIVILLAMVFGGFAITGGALGPVMEAIPHEMLIIGGAAVGAIVTGNSMHELKALGKGMAKVFKGPRHNKQDHVDVIVLVTRLMKILRAEGPVALESHVTDPKASAVFAEFPRILGNDALVHLIADTLTLIVVSSGTLEVNAVEDVMDNAMKTHFHEMHEPQHALQGLADALPALGIVAAVLGVVKTMGSIDKPPSILGGMIGSALVGTFMGVLLAYGIVAPMAGRLKQIVEQDEQIFHAVKQVVIASLHGWPQPLVVESARSGLGHAFRPGLSELLDAMRGR; this comes from the coding sequence ATGTTCGTAATCATCGGCATCGTCATCCTGCTGGCGATGGTGTTCGGCGGCTTTGCCATCACCGGCGGCGCGCTTGGCCCGGTGATGGAGGCGATCCCGCACGAAATGCTGATCATCGGCGGCGCCGCCGTGGGCGCGATCGTCACCGGCAACTCGATGCATGAGCTGAAGGCGCTGGGCAAAGGCATGGCCAAAGTGTTCAAGGGTCCGCGCCACAACAAGCAGGATCATGTCGACGTGATCGTGCTGGTTACGCGGCTGATGAAGATCCTGCGCGCCGAAGGACCGGTGGCGCTGGAAAGCCATGTCACCGATCCCAAGGCCTCCGCCGTCTTCGCCGAGTTTCCGCGCATTCTGGGGAACGACGCGCTTGTCCACCTGATCGCCGACACGCTGACGCTGATCGTCGTTTCTTCCGGCACGCTGGAAGTGAACGCGGTGGAAGACGTCATGGACAATGCGATGAAGACGCATTTCCACGAGATGCACGAGCCGCAGCACGCGCTGCAGGGGCTGGCCGATGCGCTCCCCGCGCTCGGCATCGTCGCCGCCGTGCTGGGTGTGGTGAAGACGATGGGCTCGATCGACAAGCCGCCCTCGATCCTGGGCGGGATGATCGGCTCGGCGCTGGTCGGCACCTTCATGGGCGTGCTGCTGGCCTACGGGATCGTCGCGCCGATGGCCGGGCGGTTGAAGCAGATCGTCGAGCAGGATGAGCAGATCTTCCACGCGGTGAAGCAGGTGGTGATCGCAAGCCTGCACGGCTGGCCGCAGCCGCTGGTGGTGGAATCCGCGCGCTCGGGCCTTGGCCACGCCTTCCGCCCCGGCCTCTCCGAGCTGCTCGACGCGATGAGAGGCCGCTGA